A window of the Brassica napus cultivar Da-Ae chromosome C5, Da-Ae, whole genome shotgun sequence genome harbors these coding sequences:
- the LOC106401448 gene encoding aspartyl protease family protein 2, which yields MEGRRKALLFTLCFFFFSLPSLSSLPAYQTLVPTSHSLPSASPISFQPESEPVSESLIGSGSDSESSITLNLDHIDALSTNRTPEELFSSRLQRDSRRVKSIATLAARIPRRNTTHAPRPGGFSSSVVSGLSQGSGEYFTRLGVGTPARYVYMVLDTGSDIVWLQCAPCRRCYSQSDPIFDPRKSRTYSTIPCSSPLCRRLDSAGCNTRRRTCLYQVSYGDGSFTVGDFATETLTFRRNRVKGVAVGCGHDNEGLFVGAAGLLGLGKGRLSFPGQTGRRFNQKFSYCLVDRSASSKPSSVVFGNAAVSRTAKFTPLLSNPKLDTFYYVELLGISVGGTRVPGVAASLFKLDPIGNGGVIIDSGTSVTRLVRPAYVAMRDAFRVRARSLKRAPDYSLFDTCFDLSHQNEVKVPTVVLHFRGADVSLPATNYLIPVDTNGKFCFAFAGTMSGLSIIGNIQQQGFRVVYDLMGSRVGFAPRGCA from the coding sequence AtggaaggaagaagaaaagctTTGCTCTTTactctctgtttcttcttcttctctctaccTTCCTTGTCTTCCCTTCCTGCTTACCAAACTCTAGTTCCCACTTCTCACTCTCTTCCTTCCGCTTCTCCCATCTCATTCCAACCCGAATCCGAACCCGTTTCTGAATCGTTGATAGGATCCGGATCCGACTCCGAGTCGTCCATTACACTAAACCTCGACCACATCGACGCTCTCTCCACCAACAGAACTCCCGAAGAGCTCTTCAGCTCTCGTCTCCAGCGTGACTCCCGGCGCGTGAAGTCAATCGCTACACTCGCCGCCCGGATCCCCAGAAGAAACACCACTCATGCGCCGAGACCCGGCGGATTCAGCAGCTCCGTCGTCTCTGGTCTCTCTCAGGGAAGTGGAGAATACTTCACGCGCCTCGGTGTCGGAACTCCGGCGAGATATGTCTACATGGTGCTCGACACCGGAAGCGACATCGTCTGGCTCCAATGCGCTCCTTGCCGGAGATGCTACTCTCAGTCCGACCCGATTTTCGACCCGAGAAAGTCCCGGACCTACTCGACGATCCCCTGTTCTTCGCCTCTCTGCCGCCGGTTAGACTCCGCCGGATGCAACACGCGCCGCCGGACTTGCCTCTACCAAGTCTCGTACGGCGATGGTTCTTTCACCGTCGGCGATTTCGCCACCGAAACGCTGACGTTCCGTCGAAACCGCGTTAAAGGCGTCGCCGTCGGGTGTGGTCACGACAATGAAGGTCTCTTCGTCGGAGCCGCCGGTTTGTTAGGTCTCGGGAAAGGTAGGTTATCGTTTCCCGGTCAGACCGGTCGCCGGTTTAATCAGAAGTTCTCTTACTGTTTAGTCGACAGATCCGCTTCCTCCAAACCTTCCTCCGTCGTCTTCGGAAACGCCGCCGTTTCGCGAACCGCGAAGTTCACGCCGCTCTTATCGAATCCGAAGCTTGATACATTCTACTACGTCGAGCTGCTCGGAATAAGCGTCGGAGGGACGCGCGTCCCCGGCGTAGCCGCTTCTCTTTTCAAACTCGACCCGATCGGTAACGGTGGAGTCATTATCGACTCGGGTACCTCTGTGACCCGGCTGGTCCGACCCGCTTACGTTGCTATGAGAGACGCGTTCCGGGTCAGAGCCAGGAGTTTGAAACGAGCGCCGGACTACTCTCTCTTCGATACGTGTTTCGATCTCTCTCATCAAAACGAGGTTAAAGTTCCGACGGTGGTTCTACACTTCCGTGGAGCTGACGTGTCACTTCCGGCGACTAATTATCTGATTCCGGTGGATACTAACGGCAAGTTCTGCTTTGCATTTGCCGGTACGATGAGCGGGCTATCCATCATCGGGAACATCCAGCAGCAGGGTTTCCGGGTCGTTTACGATTTGATGGGTTCCCGAGTCGGGTTTGCTCCAAGAGGATGTGCTTAA
- the LOC106400415 gene encoding cytochrome P450 703A2, producing the protein MILVLVFSLLAILFLNVLLWRWLKASACNVQKLPPGPPRWPILGNLLQLGPLPHRDMAALCNKYGPLVYLRLGNIDAITTNDPETIREILFRQDDVFASRPKTLAAVHLAYGCGDVALAPMGPHWKRMRRICMEHLLTTKRLESFTAQRAEEAQYLIQDVFKRAECGKPINLREVLGAFSMNNVTRMLLGKQFFGPGSVVSPKEAQEFMHITHKLFRLLGVIYLGDYLPFWRWVDPYGCEKEMRDVEKRVDKFHTKIIEEHRRAKRKKEDSNNNDVDMDFVDVLLSLPGENGKAHMEDVEIKALIQDMIAAATDTSAVTNEWAMAEVIKQPRVMRKIQEELDNVVGINRMVNESDLVHLNYLRCVVRETFRMHPAGPFLIPHESVRPTTIDGYYIPAKTRVFINTHGLGRNTSVWTTDIDEFRPERHWPVDGSGRVEISHGPDYKILPFSAGKRKCPGAPLGVTMVLMALARLFHCFDWTTTENIDTVEVYGMTMPKAKPLWALAKPRLAAHLYT; encoded by the exons ATGATTTTGGTGTTAGTTTTTTCTCTGTTGGCTATTCTCTTTCTTAATGTTCTTCTATGGAGATGGCTAAAAGCCTCAGCATGTAACGTCCAAAAGCTTCCTCCAGGTCCACCAAGGTGGCCTATTTTGGGCAACCTTCTCCAATTGGGCCCTTTACCTCACCGGGACATGGCCGCTCTCTGTAACAAGTACGGCCCACTAGTTTACCTTCGGCTCGGAAACATCGATGCTATCACAACAAATGATCCGGAGACCATCCGAGAGATCCTCTTTCGGCAGGACGATGTCTTTGCATCAAGGCCTAAAACACTTGCCGCGGTCCACTTGGCGTATGGTTGCGGCGATGTAGCGTTGGCACCAATGGGCCCACATTGGAAACGAATGAGGAGGATATGCATGGAGCACCTACTTACAACCAAAAGGCTTGAATCTTTTACTGCACAGCGAGCTGAGGAAGCTCAATATCTAATCCAAGATGTGTTCAAAAGAGCGGAATGCGGAAAGCCCATAAACCTTAGAGAAGTATTAGGTGCTTTCTCTATGAACAATGTGACCAGGATGCTACTAGGGAAACAATTCTTTGGGCCTGGATCAGTAGTTAGTCCAAAAGAAGCACAAGAGTTTATGCATATAACTCACAAGTTGTTTAGGCTGTTGGGTGTTATTTACTTGGGAGACTACTTGCCCTTCTGGAGATGGGTGGATCCATACGGCTGCGAGAAAGAAATGAGGGACGTGGAGAAGCGTGTGGACAAGTTTCACACGAAGATCATCGAGGAACACAGAAGGGCAAAACGAAAAAAGGAAGATAGTAATAATAATGACGTAGACATGGATTTTGTAGACGTTTTACTATCTCTTCCTGGTGAGAATGGGAAAGCACACATGGAAGACGTTGAAATTAAAGCTCTCATTCAG GACATGATAGCTGCTGCGACCGACACGTCCGCGGTCACGAACGAGTGGGCTATGGCTGAAGTGATTAAGCAGCCGCGAGTGATGCGTAAGATTCAAGAGGAGCTCGATAATGTTGTTGGAATAAACCGGATGGTCAATGAGTCGGATCTAGTCCATTTAAACTATCTACGTTGTGTGGTAAGAGAGACGTTTCGAATGCACCCCGCCGGACCGTTCTTGATTCCTCACGAATCCGTGCGACCAACAACGATCGACGGCTATTACATTCCAGCAAAGACACGTGTATTCATCAATACTCATGGGTTAGGTCGAAACACTAGTGTATGGACTACTGACATTGACGAGTTTAGGCCGGAACGACATTGGCCCGTCGATGGCAGCGGAAGGGTGGAGATAAGTCATGGTCCAGATTATAAGATATTACCGTTTAGCGCCGGGAAAAGGAAATGCCCCGGAGCTCCGTTAGGTGTGACGATGGTGCTGATGGCTTTGGCTCGGCTCTTCCATTGCTTTGACTGGACTACAACGGAAAATATTGATACGGTGGAAGTGTACGGAATGACTATGCCTAAGGCTAAACCATTGTGGGCGTTAGCTAAGCCACGATTGGCAGCTCATTTGTACACATGA